ACAGAAAAAGAGAAAACGCCCCATCACCCCATGATTTCGAATGAAGAAGAGATGCTTAATGACGTAAGGAGAAGGGATCTCGCCTCTTCGGTTCTTGAATTCAATGGAGATGAAACAGGATGGCCGAAGGAAAAGGAGGTTCCCTCGTCTTTCGACGAACACGAGGGGGTCGGGAAGAGGGGAGAGCGGAAGAAAGAAAGAGGGAGCGGGGAAGCTCAGATTAAGCCCTTTCAGATCATGACGGTCTTTATCATCGGAGCCTTCGCCACATTTTTAAACCAAAGTTTATTAAATGTGGCGCTTCCGCACATGATGAATGACTTAAATGTTACCGCCAATACCATTCAATGGCTGGTTACCGGCTACATGTTGGTCAATGGGGTCCTGGTTCCGGTCAGCGCTTACTTGGTGCAAACGTTCTCGACGAGAAAACTTTTCTTGGGAGCCATGCTCTTTTTCACGATCGGTTCGGTGATCAGCGGATTTTCGCCCAATTTTTCCTTTCTCTTGATCGGAAGGCTGATCCAGGGGGTAGGGGCAGGTATCGTGATGCCCCTAATGATGAATGTCTTTCTCACCATTTTCCCGCCCGAACAAAGGGGGAAGGCGATGGGGGTCATGGGATTGGCCATGATTTTTGCCCCGGCGGTGGGCCCTACCCTTTCCGGTTGGGTGGTAGAGCATCTTCACTGGAGATGGTTATTCTTCATCGCCATCCCCTTTGCATTGTTTGATCTGATTCTTGCCGCCTTCTGGTTAAAAGATGTGATCAAACTAACGAAACCGAAATTAGACCTGTTTGGAGTGGTCACTTCTACCATAGGGTTAGGAGGCCTTCTTTACGCTTTTAGCCGTGCAGGTTCAATAGGTTGGGGAAGCGGGGAGGTGAAATGGACCATCGCGGTAAGCGTGATCGTGCTTATCTTCTTCGTCTGGCAGCAGCTTACCACAAAACATCCTTTACTGGAACTAAAGGTCTTTAAATATGATGTATTTCTCCTCACCAATGTGATTGGGGCACTCATCAACATGGCCATGATGGGGGCAATGGTCTTGCTTCCCATCTATCTGCAGTCGATTCGGGGCTTCACACCGATTGAAGCAGGACTTCTTCTCCTTCCCGGGGCTCTCTTAATGGGAATCATGTCTCCCATCTCCGGAGCCCTGTTTGACCGTTTCGGGGCGAGGTGGTTGGCGGTGGCCGGACTTACGGTAACCATTTTTACCACCTGGGAATTTACGAAATTGACTTCGGAGACGGGGTATCCTCATATTCTGCTCCTCTATACGCTTAGAATGTTTGGCATGTCCCTTCTTATGATGCCTGTCATGACGGAAGGAATGAACCAACTTCCCCGCCATTTAACTAGTCACGGAACGGCGATGACCAATACGATCCGAATGGTCGCAGGATCGTTAGGAACGGCCCTCCTGGTAACCATCATGACGAACCGGACCACCTTTCACCAGGCCTCTTATGCCGATGTATTAACTTCTACCAACCCGGTACTGACGGGGGAATGGCAGCAATTGGGCAATTCTTTCGCGATGGGAATGCATCTTTCTTCACAGAGTGGAAACGTAATAGCCGCCCAATGGATGAGCGGTCTTGTGGCGAAGGAATCCGTCATCCAAGGAATAAACGATTCGTTCGTATGGGCCACCTGGATCGCGGTGATCGCCCTCATCCTCTCCTTCTTTATCAAGAGAGTAAAGGTGGAGGAGAAACCACACGTAGGAAGGAAAATCGAAGGCGAATTTGAGCCGGTGCCATTGCATAAAAATGACAAGGAATTGCTTCCTTCCCGTTCCTGAGAAGGCCAATTGAAACGAAGTTTTACTCCCCTGATCTGTTAAGGGGGGATTTTTTTGCTTTGATATACTATTGAACTTTTTCCCAAAGAGATTTAGTATATACTATATAAGGGGTAAACCGTAAATAGTATAACATAATCAAGGGAAACAAGCTGAGGTGATTCCCATCGAATTATCAAAGAGACAAGAGCAAATTCTAAAGATCGTTCAGGAGAGGGGGCCAATTACCGGAGATCAGATTGCAGAGCATCTCCATCTTACCCGGGCCACATTAAGGCCGGATCTGGCGATTCTCACCATGTCGGGTTTTTTGGAAGCAAGGCCAAGGGTGGGTTATTTTTATACCGGGAAGACGGGAAATCGCTTGCTCAGTGAGCATATTCGCAAACTAAAGGTGAAAGATTATAAAG
The DNA window shown above is from Thermicanus aegyptius DSM 12793 and carries:
- a CDS encoding DHA2 family efflux MFS transporter permease subunit, with product MNFLLIGYVFFSLLLLIGMNLWLRRTGKSRVRTEKEKTPHHPMISNEEEMLNDVRRRDLASSVLEFNGDETGWPKEKEVPSSFDEHEGVGKRGERKKERGSGEAQIKPFQIMTVFIIGAFATFLNQSLLNVALPHMMNDLNVTANTIQWLVTGYMLVNGVLVPVSAYLVQTFSTRKLFLGAMLFFTIGSVISGFSPNFSFLLIGRLIQGVGAGIVMPLMMNVFLTIFPPEQRGKAMGVMGLAMIFAPAVGPTLSGWVVEHLHWRWLFFIAIPFALFDLILAAFWLKDVIKLTKPKLDLFGVVTSTIGLGGLLYAFSRAGSIGWGSGEVKWTIAVSVIVLIFFVWQQLTTKHPLLELKVFKYDVFLLTNVIGALINMAMMGAMVLLPIYLQSIRGFTPIEAGLLLLPGALLMGIMSPISGALFDRFGARWLAVAGLTVTIFTTWEFTKLTSETGYPHILLLYTLRMFGMSLLMMPVMTEGMNQLPRHLTSHGTAMTNTIRMVAGSLGTALLVTIMTNRTTFHQASYADVLTSTNPVLTGEWQQLGNSFAMGMHLSSQSGNVIAAQWMSGLVAKESVIQGINDSFVWATWIAVIALILSFFIKRVKVEEKPHVGRKIEGEFEPVPLHKNDKELLPSRS